In a single window of the Renibacterium salmoninarum ATCC 33209 genome:
- a CDS encoding SCO6745 family protein has translation MTVEEHPSRLLGSVLEPVIGQAIFSPECNAAYSALGFGASAGTMGGAARPNGPAYFCSRGSILGQVPGEVIAAAFGVFNPEAVIPAVTYGWSLTDASTMAAARTAGAIAQLERVLGSNPDGLNRARDLLGKASDQLRPEGKPLYSGLRALPLPAGVMGEMWRCGDLLREFRGDAHIAAWTTAGFDGTEIGVASELYRGIEPRTYLRTRAWTDEQLDDAEDRLTARGHLADGKLTEKGHAAREAVEAATDSQCEVIVKSLGDDFETLLEILRPWGQAIRNAAGYPSTALS, from the coding sequence TTGACCGTCGAGGAACATCCGTCCCGCCTGCTGGGCTCGGTACTGGAGCCCGTTATTGGACAGGCGATTTTCTCCCCCGAATGCAATGCTGCCTATTCCGCACTAGGTTTTGGTGCGAGCGCTGGAACGATGGGCGGAGCGGCACGTCCAAACGGGCCCGCATACTTTTGCAGTCGCGGGTCGATTTTGGGCCAGGTTCCCGGGGAAGTCATTGCTGCCGCTTTCGGCGTCTTCAATCCTGAGGCTGTGATTCCGGCAGTAACCTACGGTTGGTCACTGACCGACGCCAGCACCATGGCAGCCGCGAGAACAGCCGGCGCCATTGCTCAACTTGAGCGCGTTCTTGGCAGCAACCCGGATGGCTTGAATCGAGCAAGAGACTTGCTGGGAAAAGCTTCAGACCAGCTCCGTCCAGAAGGAAAACCCCTCTACTCCGGGCTTCGCGCGCTTCCGCTGCCCGCAGGTGTGATGGGTGAGATGTGGCGTTGTGGTGACTTGCTCAGAGAGTTTCGCGGAGATGCCCATATTGCTGCTTGGACGACTGCTGGTTTTGATGGCACGGAGATTGGCGTGGCGTCCGAGCTCTACCGAGGAATCGAGCCACGCACCTACCTTCGTACCCGCGCCTGGACGGATGAACAGCTCGACGACGCCGAAGACAGACTCACCGCGCGCGGGCATCTCGCCGACGGAAAACTGACCGAAAAAGGCCATGCCGCGCGGGAAGCAGTCGAAGCTGCCACCGACAGTCAATGCGAAGTAATCGTAAAAAGTCTCGGCGATGACTTTGAAACACTCCTTGAAATACTCCGGCCTTGGGGCCAGGCAATTCGAAACGCAGCTGGTTATCCCAGCACTGCGCTTTCGTAG
- a CDS encoding FadR/GntR family transcriptional regulator has translation MSAEQTGMGHFETNGDLIGLNLLRPARTGNAFEETLASLLRAIRLGVFPPESRLPSERDLAERLGVSRSTLREALSALQESGHLVIRRGRYGGAIVTGGPTTSTDSHDSVPVSATDLLDAIRFPSVVEPGAAELSARADLSSTQRQSLQTAYEKLLAASIDDYRLFDSRFHLIIAELSGSPSLAAAVAESRAKTNALLEKISVLPANLAHSNEQHHIILAAILSGDAERARAAMFEHLAGTEALLRGFLSETTSLDG, from the coding sequence ATGAGCGCAGAGCAGACAGGCATGGGCCATTTTGAAACCAATGGCGACCTGATTGGCCTCAACCTGCTGCGCCCTGCCCGTACTGGAAATGCCTTTGAAGAAACGCTGGCGTCATTACTACGCGCTATTCGACTTGGCGTATTTCCACCCGAGTCACGGTTACCCTCCGAACGTGATCTTGCCGAACGTTTGGGCGTTTCCCGCTCAACGCTCCGAGAGGCACTCTCTGCGCTGCAAGAATCCGGGCATCTAGTCATCCGCCGAGGCCGGTACGGTGGCGCAATCGTCACGGGCGGGCCTACAACATCAACAGATAGTCATGATTCCGTCCCGGTAAGCGCTACGGACCTGTTGGACGCGATTCGATTCCCTTCCGTAGTCGAGCCCGGAGCGGCCGAATTAAGCGCGCGGGCCGATCTGAGCTCGACACAAAGACAGAGCCTACAAACCGCATACGAAAAACTACTTGCCGCTAGCATTGATGACTATCGTTTATTCGATTCTCGATTCCACCTCATCATCGCTGAACTCTCCGGAAGCCCCAGCCTGGCCGCCGCCGTGGCAGAATCCCGGGCCAAGACAAACGCGCTTCTGGAGAAAATTTCGGTTTTACCTGCAAACTTGGCGCACTCGAACGAGCAGCATCACATCATCTTGGCCGCGATTCTCAGCGGAGATGCCGAACGAGCGCGGGCCGCAATGTTCGAGCATCTCGCTGGCACCGAGGCCCTTTTGCGTGGGTTCCTAAGTGAGACTACAAGCCTCGACGGTTAG
- a CDS encoding putative glycolipid-binding domain-containing protein, whose protein sequence is MSVQGFGWGRNLKLSRDDLGNWSSQTKFFGEIDLPEPGIQDTTDLKDALDCDVGLCPVTNTMPILRLGAHQFAIEPTNFVMAWIEVPSLRVLRSNQSYASASPENGIGRVS, encoded by the coding sequence GTGTCTGTGCAAGGATTCGGTTGGGGCCGGAACCTCAAACTTTCCCGCGATGACCTTGGCAATTGGTCTTCGCAGACCAAATTTTTCGGTGAAATAGACCTCCCGGAACCCGGTATTCAAGACACAACTGATCTAAAGGACGCGCTCGATTGCGACGTGGGCTTATGCCCAGTCACCAACACGATGCCAATCCTGCGGCTCGGCGCACACCAGTTCGCGATAGAACCGACTAACTTCGTCATGGCCTGGATCGAAGTACCTTCACTGCGCGTGCTTCGCAGCAATCAGAGCTACGCTTCAGCAAGCCCAGAAAATGGTATCGGACGGGTTTCCTAA